A window from Lytechinus pictus isolate F3 Inbred chromosome 9, Lp3.0, whole genome shotgun sequence encodes these proteins:
- the LOC129267599 gene encoding trace amine-associated receptor 1-like yields the protein MDASAIVAVSLFTIIFVIGVPGNSLVVWVFAKKSRKTSTSLLIISLSSIDLCACLIAPVHLVRSLGGGVINAFVCKSSIYGSRAFSFSALYLTTCIALDRYMAVCRPLESRSHPRKLLVVILVSVGLAVSGNFQFALYVKNLKIGAVKKCIYRGGPDWLDISNEIFTSVSYLVALMICSCVYVRIYLEIRKQMKVREGLTGNGVQGNQGADRQRKCFAISKAGGSGARAGEGQIALPQQSGTTESDFHDMSTTSAQHHCGGSGGILPGAATNGNVQVVGTTNLLRAKGPAEGRVLQVVPSGGYSSFPAASAVQDQPPRVNVNPNCNRQRKERLMTRMLLGTNLILILSWLPSFILTNVPDEEVTAYRSKASQGVITSFCYQLRTLNHIVSIFVYALLNANFRKDCQAILAKLKQSRNG from the coding sequence ATGGATGCATCAGCCATCGTAGCAGTTTCTCTTTTTACGATCATCTTTGTCATCGGAGTGCCTGGGAACTCTTTGGTGGTTTGGGTGTTTGCAAAGAAATCGCGGAAAACTTCCACATCCTTGCTGATAATCAGTCTCTCTAGTATAGACCTGTGTGCTTGTCTCATAGCCCCTGTTCATCTCGTTCGATCCCTGGGCGGTGGGGTCATCAACGCTTTCGTTTGTAAGTCCAGCATCTACGGGAGTCGCGCCTTTTCGTTTTCAGCACTTTACTTGACAACCTGTATCGCGCTGGACAGGTACATGGCGGTCTGCAGACCCCTAGAGTCGCGATCCCACCCTCGGAAGCTTTTAGTTGTCATCCTGGTGAGTGTAGGACTGGCGGTGTCTGGCAATTTCCAATTTGCTTTGTACGTGAAGAACTTGAAGATCGGCGCGGTTAAGAAATGCATCTACCGAGGAGGTCCCGACTGGCTGGATATCAGTAATGAGATCTTTACGTCTGTGTCCTACCTGGTGGCGTTGATGATCTGCTCGTGCGTCTATGTCCGGATCTATCTCGAGATCCGCAAGCAAATGAAGGTCAGAGAGGGACTTACTGGAAATGGAGTCCAGGGAAACCAAGGTGCGGATCGCCAAAGAAAATGCTTCGCTATCAGCAAGGCGGGAGGTTCGGGGGCGAGAGCAGGAGAAGGTCAGATTGCTCTTCCGCAGCAGAGTGGAACAACTGAAAGTGATTTCCATGATATGTCGACCACGTCAGCCCAACATCATTgcggtggcagcggtgggattctACCAGGAGCAGCGACCAATGGAAACGTACAAGTCGTAGGAACCACTAATCTCCTGCGCGCCAAGGGTCCCGCAGAGGGAAGAGTTCTTCAAGTTGTTCCTTCGGGGGGATATTCCTCCTTCCCTGCAGCTTCCGCCGTTCAGGACCAACCTCCAAGGGTCAACGTCAACCCGAATTGCAATCGGCAAAGGAAAGAACGCCTCATGACCAGGATGTTGCTGGGAACAAACTTGATCCTCATCCTCTCCTGGCTGCCGTCTTTTATCCTAACCAACGTCCCTGATGAAGAAGTGACTGCATACCGAAGTAAGGCATCGCAGGGCGTCATCACCTCATTCTGTTATCAGTTGCGCACCCTTAATCACATTGTCAGTATCTTTGTCTATGCCCTCCTCAACGCAAACTTCAGGAAAGATTGCCAAGCTATCCTTGCCAAGTTGAAACAATCAAGGAACGGATAG